The Paramisgurnus dabryanus chromosome 3, PD_genome_1.1, whole genome shotgun sequence genome includes a window with the following:
- the prmt1 gene encoding protein arginine N-methyltransferase 1 produces the protein MAETADGMEVSQGESSVKPAAEDMTSKDYYFDSYAHFGIHEEMLKDEVRTLTYRSSMYHNKHLFKDKVVLDVGSGTGILCMFAAKAGAKKVIGIECSSISDYAVKIVKANKLDHIVTIIKGKVEEVDLPVEKVDIIISEWMGYCLFYESMLNTVIYARDKWLKPDGLIFPDRATLYVTAIEDRQYKDYKIHWWENVYGFDMSCIKEVAIKEPLVDVVDPKQLVSTACLIKEVDIYTVKIEDLSFTSPFCLQVKRNDYIHALVTYFNIEFTRCHKRTGFSTSPESPYTHWKQTVFYLDDYLTVKTGEEIFGTISMKPNVKNNRDLDFTVDLDFKGQLCEVSKTSEYRMR, from the exons ATGGCGGAGACCGCGGACGGAATGGAG GTGTCCCAGGGAGAGAGCTCAGTGAAACCTGCAGCAGAAGACATGACATCCAAAGATTACTACTTTGATTCATATGCACACTTTGGCATTCATGAG GAGATGCTGAAGGATGAGGTTCGAACTCTGACATACAGAAGCTCCATGTACCATAACAAGCATCTTTTTAAGGATAAGGTGGTACTGGATGTGGGAAGTGGGACTGGCATCCTTTGTATGTTTGCAGCCAAAGCTGGGGCAAAGAAAGTTATTGGG ATTGAGTGCAGCAGTATATCAGACTATGCTGTGAAGATTGTGAAAGCCAACAAGTTGGATCACA TTGTTACCATCATCAAGGGAAAAGTGGAGGAGGTTGATCTTCCTGTGGAAAAAGTAGACATAATCATCTCAGAGTGGATGGGCTACTGTCTGTTTTATGAGTCAATGCTTAACACTGTCATTTATGCAAGAGATAAATGGCTG AAACCCGATGGACTGATTTTTCCTGACAGAGCCACGCTCTATGTCACTGCTATTGAGGACCGACAATACAAGGACTATAAAATTCACT GGTGGGAGAACGTTTATGGCTTTGACATGTCTTGTATCAAGGAAGTGGCCATTAAAGAACCACTAGTGGATGTTGTTGACCCTAAACAACTTGTCAGTACTGCCTGCCTCATCAAG GAGGTGGACATCTACACGGTGAAGATTGAAGACCTCTCCTTTACGTCACCGTTTTGCCTCCAGGTGAAAAGGAATGACTACATCCATGCGCTGGTAACCTACTTCAACATAGAGTTCACTCGTTGCCACAAGAGGACCGGATTCTCTACTA GCCCAGAGTCTCCTTACACTCACTGGAAGCAGACCGTGTTCTACCTTGATGATTATCTGACGGTAAAGACTGGAGAGGAGATCTTTGGCACCATCAGCATGAAACCCAATGTCAAGAATAAT aGGGACCTTGACTTTACTGTCGACCTTGACTTCAAGGGTCAGCTCTGTGAGGTGTCCAAGACATCGGAGTACAGAATGCGCTAG
- the prl gene encoding prolactin, which translates to MLPKFFAVTLLMCVFVSVNAVGLNDLLERASQLSDKLHSLSTSLTNDLDSHFPPVGRMMMPRPSMCHTSSLQIPNDKDQALKVPEDELLSLARSLLLAWSDPLALLSSEASNLAHPERNTINSKTKELQDNINSLDAGLERLVHKMGSSSDDLSYLPFYISNLGQDKTSRLVNFHFLLSCFRRDSHKIDSFLKVLRCRAAKRPEIC; encoded by the exons atgcTACCCAAGTTCTTCGCAG TGACACTTTTGATGTGTGTCTTTGTCTCCGTCAATGCCGTTGGCCTGAATGATTTACTGGAGCGAGCCTCTCAACTTTCAGACAAGCTTCACTCCCTCAGCACTTCTCTCACCAATGATCTG GATTCTCACTTTCCTCCAGTTGGAAGAATGATGATGCCACGTCCGTCCATGTGTCACACATCCTCCCTCCAAATTCCCAATGACAAAGACCAAGCCCTGAAAGTTCCA GAGGACGAATTGTTGTCTTTGGCTCGATCTCTACTGCTTGCGTGGTCCGATCCCCTCGCTCTTCTCTCCTCTGAGGCATCTAACCTGGCACATCCAGAACGCAACACCATTAACAGCAAGACCAAAGAGCTTCAAGATAACATCAACAGTTTGGACGCAGGTTTGGAGCGCCTCGTTCATAAG ATGGGCTCATCTTCAGACGACCTATCCTATCTTCCCTTTTACATAAGCAACCTTGGCCAGGATAAAACCTCTCGACTTGTGAACTTCCACTTCTTGCTGTCCTGCTTCCGCAGGGACTCCCACAAAATTGACAGTTTCCTCAAAGTTCTCCGCTGCCGGGCAGCTAAGAGACCAGAGATATGTTAG